Proteins encoded together in one Nocardioides marinisabuli window:
- a CDS encoding DoxX family protein, which yields MKALGTSFLGRGSDLGPLLLRLGVGFVFAVHGWRKIDGGVSNFAPVLEAQSVPAPEVVAWLMTIAEGLGGLALIVGVFTRLVTLPLIAIMVGALVLVKSEIGFIVADAPGGELDTALLAGLLCLLFIGPGRLSVDGLLGMETATAPVSGRARATSEAA from the coding sequence ATGAAAGCGCTCGGTACTTCGTTCCTCGGCCGGGGATCCGACCTCGGGCCCCTGCTGCTCCGCCTCGGGGTGGGCTTCGTCTTCGCCGTGCACGGCTGGCGGAAGATCGACGGCGGAGTCTCGAACTTCGCCCCCGTCCTGGAGGCGCAGAGCGTCCCGGCCCCCGAGGTGGTCGCCTGGTTGATGACCATCGCCGAGGGGCTCGGTGGTCTCGCGCTCATCGTCGGGGTGTTCACCCGCCTGGTCACGCTGCCCCTGATCGCCATCATGGTCGGGGCGCTGGTGCTGGTGAAGTCGGAGATCGGCTTCATCGTCGCGGACGCTCCCGGGGGCGAGCTGGACACCGCACTGCTCGCCGGTCTGCTCTGCCTGCTCTTCATCGGCCCCGGACGACTCTCCGTGGACGGTCTCCTGGGCATGGAGACAGCCACCGCTCCGGTCTCCGGCCGGGCGAGGGCGACCTCGGAGGCTGCTTGA
- a CDS encoding glycerophosphodiester phosphodiesterase family protein — MRVSSRLSVLLAATIAGAAASSTLIAPSALAAAGPPEHVGVATIAHRGAMGHAPENTMAAFELGVEMGSDLVEADVQRSKDGVLVLVHDTTLTRTTDVEEVFPDRAPWRVGDFTYAEMQRLDAGSWFSEEHAGEPVPTMADMVQRLRRSRAGILMEVKSPALYPGIEQQVADELAGFPGYLTSAVRSKRLVVQSFDWASMARYHEIQPSVPVGLLGRPAEQLLPELSTWADQINPSFRSFDAAYVDAVHDAGMEVHTYTVNERADMHLVLDRGVDGVITNVPDVLEDVLAERRAPADAA, encoded by the coding sequence ATGCGCGTGTCCTCACGTCTGTCCGTCCTGCTCGCCGCCACCATCGCCGGCGCTGCGGCGTCCTCGACCCTCATCGCCCCCTCCGCCCTCGCCGCGGCCGGGCCGCCGGAGCACGTCGGCGTCGCCACCATCGCCCACCGCGGTGCGATGGGCCACGCCCCGGAGAACACCATGGCCGCCTTCGAGCTGGGGGTGGAGATGGGCTCCGACCTGGTCGAGGCCGACGTGCAGCGCTCGAAGGACGGCGTCCTGGTGCTGGTGCACGACACGACCCTCACGCGCACCACCGACGTCGAGGAGGTCTTCCCCGACCGGGCGCCGTGGCGGGTCGGCGACTTCACCTACGCGGAGATGCAGCGGCTCGACGCGGGCTCCTGGTTCTCCGAGGAGCACGCCGGCGAGCCGGTGCCGACGATGGCCGACATGGTCCAGCGGCTCCGGCGCAGCCGTGCCGGCATCCTGATGGAGGTGAAGTCGCCCGCCCTCTACCCCGGGATCGAGCAGCAGGTCGCCGACGAGCTCGCCGGCTTCCCCGGCTACCTCACCTCCGCGGTCCGCTCCAAGCGGCTGGTGGTGCAGAGCTTCGACTGGGCCTCCATGGCGCGCTACCACGAGATCCAGCCGTCGGTGCCTGTCGGCCTGCTCGGCCGGCCGGCCGAGCAGCTGCTGCCCGAGCTGTCGACCTGGGCCGACCAGATCAACCCGAGCTTCCGCTCCTTCGACGCGGCGTACGTCGACGCGGTGCACGACGCCGGGATGGAGGTGCACACCTACACCGTCAACGAGCGTGCCGACATGCACCTGGTGCTCGACCGTGGGGTGGACGGGGTGATCACGAACGTCCCCGACGTGCTGGAGGACGTGCTCGCCGAGCGCCGCGCCCCCGCGGACGCCGCGTAG
- a CDS encoding NAD(P)H-binding protein — MDAAYADVLMIGCGDLGSRIGLRLAERGHRVLALRRRGDLVPAPLRGLSVDLTRESPDLPALQLRHLVVALTARPRSEDAYRATYVDGMRRALDALEATGQRPERAVLVSSTGVHGDVPDGTLVDESHVPSPADGPARVLLEAEELFAERVPGGTVLRCSGLYDGAHSRLVDKVAAGDLDDLGRWTNRIHRDDAAAAAVHLLTRPEAPEAVYLGNDDEPAPLGDVAAEIARVLGVPPPPPADPARAHGKRISNARLRATGWVPAYPTYREGYAGVAASSGTG, encoded by the coding sequence GTGGATGCCGCGTACGCAGACGTGCTGATGATCGGGTGCGGCGACCTCGGGTCGCGCATCGGGCTCCGCCTCGCCGAGCGCGGGCACCGCGTGCTGGCGCTGCGCCGCCGCGGTGACCTGGTGCCCGCCCCGCTGCGCGGGCTGTCGGTCGACCTGACTCGGGAGTCCCCCGACCTGCCCGCTCTCCAGCTGCGGCACCTGGTCGTCGCCCTGACCGCCCGGCCGCGCTCCGAGGACGCCTACCGGGCGACGTACGTCGACGGCATGCGGCGCGCGCTCGACGCCCTCGAGGCCACCGGGCAGCGTCCCGAGCGGGCGGTGCTGGTCTCCTCCACGGGCGTGCACGGCGACGTGCCCGACGGGACGCTCGTCGACGAGAGCCACGTCCCCTCCCCCGCCGACGGGCCGGCGCGGGTGCTGCTCGAGGCCGAGGAGCTGTTCGCCGAGCGGGTGCCGGGCGGCACGGTGCTGCGCTGCTCCGGCCTCTACGACGGCGCGCACTCCCGGCTGGTCGACAAGGTGGCCGCGGGCGACCTCGACGACCTCGGGCGGTGGACCAACCGCATTCACCGCGACGACGCGGCCGCGGCCGCCGTCCACCTGCTCACCCGCCCCGAGGCGCCCGAGGCCGTCTACCTCGGCAACGACGACGAGCCGGCCCCGCTGGGCGACGTCGCCGCCGAGATCGCCCGCGTGCTCGGCGTGCCCCCACCGCCGCCCGCCGACCCGGCCCGGGCCCACGGCAAGCGGATCTCCAACGCCCGGCTCCGGGCCACCGGATGGGTGCCGGCGTACCCCACCTACCGCGAGGGCTACGCCGGGGTGGCCGCCTCCTCGGGCACCGGCTGA
- a CDS encoding PEP/pyruvate-binding domain-containing protein, producing MTLITSSIVELSDLVDARYGGKALGLAELAAAGFDVPAAFVVADADPDALPADLAERYARLAPPGSGTTVAVRSSAAGEDGVESSFAGQYESVLGVRDLDELVAAIRRCVESTGSERASAYQADSGISGTMHLVVQEMVEARAAGVVFTADPVSARRDLAVVDAVCGLGEALVDGSTASDHYEVDRDGAIVTRMSGDRPALSDAEVGAVAAGAREAEARWGRPLDLEWAIDRSGRLRWLQARPITTLPGALDEMDSQVAGADHVYTRCNIGEMMPGAFCPLTASVSGQAIERAMQTVQVIAGFQKAYQDDRWLQLGYFSGHLFLNMTEGTALSSGILGNSLEQYSMSIAGRVVDELVAQPPKPFPVRLVNTVRLTTFAVSAGVAIRRLDRKLAAFATPSAPSPAALLAELDAGVELYDEATLTHVRSSSRSAVAANVLEETVVKEAVKAGRSEEDGRAQASALMAGGTDVESAVMLGQLDAVVDLLAADREAGQRFLDASPGEAVLALTGDSSAVARDLNAFLERHGHRGYRELCLRDPSWGDDPEGLGTIMQAMLRARLATGRSSRPARTHDDTQLSRAVRTLARMARKGAAGREGTKSRMVLVAHRLSRGYRLLGEQLAELGRLPDADLVFFFHRCELPELLSVPDTSEMVAAARARRDALPFQARLEFPDVSVGKPVPFVPQPPQGVEDGVIVGRPACSGSVEGTVRVATTVTEAQDLQPGEILVAPVTDVGWTPYFTLIAALVTDIGSSVSHGAVVAREYGLPCVVNTQGATRVLRTGDRVRVDGDRGTVTILAQTGQPVPEEAATPA from the coding sequence GTGACCCTCATCACCAGCAGCATCGTGGAGCTCTCCGACCTCGTCGACGCCCGCTACGGCGGCAAGGCGCTCGGCCTCGCCGAGCTGGCCGCCGCCGGCTTCGACGTCCCTGCGGCCTTCGTCGTCGCCGACGCCGACCCCGACGCCCTGCCCGCCGACCTGGCGGAGCGCTACGCCCGCCTGGCGCCCCCCGGCAGCGGCACCACCGTCGCGGTGCGCTCGTCGGCTGCCGGTGAGGACGGGGTCGAGAGCTCCTTCGCCGGGCAGTACGAGTCGGTGCTCGGGGTCCGCGACCTCGACGAGCTGGTCGCGGCCATCCGGCGCTGCGTCGAGTCGACCGGCTCGGAGCGGGCCAGCGCCTACCAGGCCGACTCCGGGATCTCGGGGACCATGCACCTGGTGGTCCAGGAGATGGTCGAGGCCCGGGCCGCCGGCGTGGTCTTCACCGCCGACCCGGTCAGTGCCCGACGTGACCTCGCGGTCGTCGACGCGGTCTGCGGGCTGGGCGAGGCGCTGGTCGACGGGTCGACCGCCTCCGACCACTACGAGGTCGACCGCGACGGCGCCATCGTCACCCGGATGAGCGGCGACCGGCCAGCCCTCAGCGACGCCGAGGTGGGTGCGGTGGCCGCCGGGGCCAGGGAGGCCGAGGCGCGCTGGGGCCGCCCGCTCGACCTCGAGTGGGCCATCGACCGGAGCGGCCGGCTGCGCTGGTTGCAGGCCCGGCCCATCACGACCCTGCCCGGCGCCCTGGACGAGATGGACTCCCAGGTCGCCGGGGCCGACCACGTCTACACCCGCTGCAACATCGGCGAGATGATGCCGGGCGCCTTCTGCCCGCTCACCGCCTCGGTCAGCGGCCAGGCCATCGAGCGCGCCATGCAGACGGTGCAGGTGATCGCCGGCTTCCAGAAGGCCTACCAGGACGACCGGTGGCTCCAGCTCGGCTACTTCTCCGGCCACCTCTTCCTCAACATGACCGAGGGCACGGCGCTGAGCTCGGGCATCCTCGGCAACTCCCTGGAGCAGTACTCGATGTCCATCGCCGGCCGGGTCGTCGACGAGCTGGTGGCGCAGCCCCCGAAGCCGTTCCCGGTGCGGCTGGTCAACACGGTGCGGCTGACGACCTTCGCGGTCTCGGCGGGCGTGGCGATCCGACGGCTGGACCGGAAGCTCGCGGCGTTCGCCACCCCGTCGGCGCCCTCGCCGGCGGCCCTGCTCGCCGAGCTCGACGCGGGCGTCGAGCTCTACGACGAGGCCACCCTGACCCACGTGCGGTCCTCGTCGCGCTCGGCCGTCGCGGCCAACGTCCTCGAGGAGACCGTGGTCAAGGAGGCCGTCAAGGCCGGGCGCAGCGAGGAGGACGGCCGCGCGCAGGCCTCGGCGCTGATGGCCGGCGGCACCGACGTGGAGAGCGCCGTGATGCTCGGCCAGCTCGACGCGGTGGTCGACCTGCTGGCTGCTGACCGGGAGGCCGGGCAGCGCTTCCTCGACGCGAGCCCGGGCGAGGCCGTCCTCGCGCTGACCGGCGACAGCAGCGCGGTCGCGCGCGACCTCAACGCCTTCCTGGAGCGCCACGGGCACCGCGGCTACCGCGAGCTGTGCCTGCGCGACCCCTCGTGGGGCGACGACCCCGAGGGTCTCGGGACCATCATGCAGGCGATGCTGCGCGCGCGCCTGGCGACGGGGCGGTCGAGCCGGCCGGCGCGCACGCACGACGACACCCAGCTCTCGCGCGCGGTGCGCACCCTGGCCCGGATGGCGCGCAAGGGGGCGGCGGGGCGCGAGGGCACCAAGTCGCGGATGGTGCTCGTCGCCCACCGGCTCAGCCGGGGCTACCGGCTGCTCGGGGAGCAGCTGGCCGAGCTCGGCCGGCTGCCCGACGCCGACCTGGTCTTCTTCTTCCACCGCTGCGAGCTGCCGGAGCTGCTGTCGGTGCCGGACACCTCCGAGATGGTGGCGGCCGCCCGCGCCCGGCGTGACGCACTGCCCTTCCAGGCCCGCCTGGAGTTCCCCGACGTCTCGGTCGGCAAGCCGGTGCCGTTCGTGCCGCAGCCGCCCCAGGGCGTCGAGGACGGCGTGATCGTGGGCCGCCCGGCCTGCAGCGGGTCGGTCGAGGGCACGGTGCGGGTCGCGACGACGGTCACCGAGGCCCAGGACCTCCAGCCGGGGGAGATCCTCGTGGCGCCGGTGACCGACGTGGGCTGGACGCCGTACTTCACCCTGATCGCCGCGCTGGTCACCGACATCGGCAGCTCGGTCTCGCACGGCGCGGTCGTGGCCCGCGAGTACGGCCTGCCCTGCGTCGTGAACACCCAGGGCGCGACCCGGGTGCTGCGCACCGGCGACCGGGTCCGCGTCGACGGCGACCGGGGCACCGTCACGATCCTGGCCCAGACGGGTCAGCCGGTGCCCGAGGAGGCGGCCACCCCGGCGTAG
- a CDS encoding TetR/AcrR family transcriptional regulator, with protein MSKDNGRPRDARIDSAVLDAATALLAEVGYADLTVAAIADRAGTSRPAVYRRWPSKAHLVHEAAFRDADATPTAHTGVLEDDVRTLVRRTADLLTTPLARLAVPGLIAEAAADPSLHARLLERFSTQGWIGVEDYLRAAAESGAVRPDLDAVTVMELVIGAALVAMLVRGPEGLTDEWVERTASVVLQGIRP; from the coding sequence ATGAGCAAGGACAACGGACGACCTCGTGACGCACGTATAGACAGCGCGGTGCTCGACGCCGCCACCGCGCTGCTCGCCGAGGTGGGGTACGCCGACCTGACGGTGGCGGCGATCGCCGACCGCGCCGGCACGTCGCGCCCCGCCGTCTACCGACGCTGGCCGAGCAAGGCGCACCTGGTGCACGAGGCGGCGTTCCGCGACGCCGACGCCACTCCGACCGCCCACACCGGCGTGCTCGAGGACGACGTGCGCACCCTGGTGCGACGTACGGCCGACCTGCTCACCACTCCCCTGGCCCGGCTCGCCGTGCCCGGGCTGATCGCCGAGGCCGCCGCCGACCCCAGCCTGCACGCCCGGCTGCTGGAGCGCTTCTCCACGCAGGGCTGGATCGGCGTCGAGGACTACCTGCGCGCGGCTGCCGAGTCAGGCGCGGTCCGGCCCGACCTCGACGCCGTCACGGTCATGGAGCTGGTGATCGGGGCGGCCCTGGTGGCGATGCTCGTGCGCGGACCCGAGGGCCTCACCGACGAGTGGGTCGAGCGCACCGCCTCCGTGGTGCTGCAGGGCATCCGGCCCTGA
- a CDS encoding DUF421 domain-containing protein, producing the protein MWFDTWSDVLRVLLVGPASYLTVVLVLRASGKRTLAKLNAFDLVVTVALGSTLATIFLSKDVSWVEGAVALVVLAVLQMLVAALTSRVPFARQVVTAGPTLLLHDGLLLEDALRAARLTGAEVRQAVRGSGVGDLSTVAAVVLESDGSLSVVEQAQAGDRSALVDVPTPG; encoded by the coding sequence ATGTGGTTCGACACCTGGTCCGACGTCCTGCGGGTGCTCCTGGTGGGGCCCGCCTCCTACCTCACCGTCGTGCTGGTGCTGCGAGCCTCGGGCAAGCGCACGCTGGCGAAGCTGAACGCCTTCGACCTCGTCGTCACCGTGGCCCTGGGCTCCACGCTCGCGACCATCTTCCTGAGCAAGGACGTGTCGTGGGTGGAGGGTGCGGTCGCGCTGGTGGTGCTGGCCGTGCTGCAGATGCTGGTCGCGGCGCTGACCTCCCGGGTCCCGTTCGCCCGCCAGGTGGTCACGGCCGGCCCGACGCTGCTGCTGCACGACGGCCTGCTGCTCGAGGACGCCCTGCGGGCGGCCCGCCTCACCGGTGCCGAGGTGCGTCAGGCGGTCCGAGGCAGCGGTGTCGGCGACCTGTCCACCGTCGCGGCGGTGGTCCTGGAGAGCGACGGGAGCCTCAGCGTCGTCGAGCAGGCGCAGGCGGGCGACCGCAGCGCCCTGGTCGACGTCCCCACCCCTGGCTGA
- a CDS encoding TetR/AcrR family transcriptional regulator, which yields MDVLDLERLTPAARRILDAAEELFYEHGITAVGVDLVAERSGVTKRTLYDRFGSKQQLVAAYLLERDRRWRALVEQLHRDAPTPVARVLAPFDALETWLEGAVRGCAFVNALAELPDDDHPGRRVVLAEKQWLLELFSGSLHAGGFPEADSLALQLMCLHEGVLSLRGTAPGVDAVAAARSAATRLLEG from the coding sequence ATGGACGTGCTCGACCTCGAGCGGCTGACCCCCGCCGCCCGTCGCATCCTCGACGCCGCCGAGGAGCTCTTCTACGAGCACGGCATCACCGCGGTCGGGGTCGACCTCGTCGCCGAGCGCTCGGGGGTGACCAAGCGGACCCTCTACGACCGGTTCGGCTCCAAGCAGCAGCTGGTCGCGGCGTACCTGCTCGAGCGCGACCGCCGCTGGCGCGCCCTCGTCGAGCAGCTGCACCGCGACGCCCCGACCCCTGTCGCGCGGGTGCTGGCACCCTTCGACGCGCTCGAGACCTGGCTCGAGGGCGCTGTCCGCGGCTGTGCCTTCGTCAACGCCCTCGCCGAGCTGCCGGACGACGACCACCCGGGGCGGAGGGTGGTGCTCGCCGAGAAGCAGTGGCTGCTCGAGCTCTTCTCCGGCTCCCTGCACGCCGGCGGCTTCCCCGAGGCCGACAGCCTCGCGCTGCAGCTGATGTGCCTGCACGAGGGGGTGCTGAGCCTGCGCGGCACCGCGCCGGGGGTCGACGCGGTCGCCGCGGCACGCTCGGCAGCGACCCGGTTGCTGGAGGGCTGA
- a CDS encoding zinc-binding dehydrogenase, whose product MDQPRIPRTMRAMVLTRHGGPEVLELREVPAPEPGPGQVLVRVGAAALNNTDLWTREGAYGSRPDDPDARAGWRGPIDFPRIQGGDVAGEVVAVGDGAPEDLLGRRVLVDPAHYDHEGPDAHPVDILGSERDGGFAELVVVDAARAHRVDDSPLSDVELAALPIAYGTALGMLERGRAAAGETVVVTGASGGVGLAAVQLAAARGARVVAVTSGVHADAVRAAGAHACVDRTEGDLHESLAAACPDGVDVVVDVVAGPFVAQALDLLRDGGRWVVAGALGGHLLELDVRRLYLHNIALVGSTMHTPAHFETLVDLARRGDLRPVVARTYGLADLATAQEDLEGRGLVGKLVVTP is encoded by the coding sequence GTGGACCAGCCCAGGATCCCCCGCACGATGCGAGCGATGGTGCTGACCAGGCACGGCGGCCCCGAGGTCCTGGAGCTGCGCGAGGTGCCGGCACCGGAGCCGGGTCCCGGCCAGGTGCTGGTCCGGGTGGGCGCCGCTGCCCTCAACAACACCGACCTGTGGACCCGCGAGGGTGCCTACGGCAGCCGCCCCGACGACCCGGACGCCCGGGCGGGCTGGCGTGGTCCGATCGACTTCCCCCGCATCCAGGGCGGCGACGTGGCGGGCGAGGTGGTCGCTGTCGGCGACGGAGCACCGGAGGACCTGCTCGGGCGCCGGGTGCTCGTCGACCCGGCGCACTACGACCACGAGGGACCCGACGCGCACCCCGTCGACATCCTGGGCAGCGAGCGCGACGGCGGCTTCGCCGAGCTCGTCGTCGTCGACGCCGCCCGCGCCCACCGGGTCGACGACTCACCCCTGAGCGACGTCGAGCTCGCCGCCCTGCCGATCGCCTACGGCACCGCGCTCGGCATGCTCGAGCGCGGGCGGGCGGCGGCGGGTGAGACCGTCGTGGTCACCGGGGCCTCGGGCGGCGTCGGGCTGGCGGCCGTCCAGCTCGCCGCGGCCCGCGGCGCGCGGGTGGTGGCGGTGACCAGCGGCGTGCACGCCGACGCCGTACGGGCGGCCGGGGCGCACGCCTGCGTCGACCGCACCGAGGGCGACCTGCACGAGTCGCTGGCCGCCGCCTGCCCCGACGGCGTCGACGTCGTCGTCGACGTCGTCGCCGGACCCTTCGTCGCCCAGGCCCTGGACCTGCTGCGCGACGGCGGTCGCTGGGTGGTCGCCGGCGCGCTGGGCGGGCACCTGCTCGAGCTCGACGTACGCCGCCTCTACCTGCACAACATCGCCCTCGTCGGCTCGACCATGCACACGCCCGCGCACTTCGAGACCCTCGTCGACCTGGCCCGACGCGGCGACCTGCGTCCGGTCGTGGCGCGCACCTACGGGCTCGCGGACCTGGCCACCGCCCAGGAGGACCTCGAGGGGCGGGGGCTCGTCGGGAAGCTGGTCGTCACACCCTGA
- a CDS encoding UPF0182 family protein, which translates to MSETFGPEPPAAAPQAPATNGRSRALVITAGVLIALFFALTTFSGFYTDRLWYTSGGYGSVFSTMLWTRVALFAVFGLVMALVVALNVVLAYRLRPVFVGMGDTNGMGRYRDAITPIRRWVVIGVAVVLALFSGTSGAGAWRTYLLWRNGNDFGTTDAQFGRDIGFFVFDLPWLHFLVDFAMAVFVVSLLAAALTHYLYGGISLQGPGDRLTGAAQAQLSLLLGLFVLAKGADYWLDRFDLVSQAGSLITGITYTDDNAVLPAKNILLGISIICAVLFFLNVWRRTWMLPSVGIALLALSAILLGVIWPGIVQQFQVKPSEADRERDYIARNIESTRAAYDLEDVEVERFTPQNTLGSSLAQLDGETKSIPLVDPQVVRPAFEQTQQVRAYYSVADVLDVDRYDIDGVERALVLGVRELNPEGVPDQNWSNLATVYTHGNGIIAAYANQRDRSDDEQVDTESSGANEVGIEWAQGTQSNEQDLQDATGGFEQRVYYGEQSPTYSVVGKAEEGDPDVELNLPTVGSDDDSTTTTFEAEGDAPVGSLFNRLMFAIKFGEPNFLLSDRVNSGSKVLYDREPSQRVEKAAPWLTVDSDPYPAVVDNRIVWILDGYTVTDRYPGAERESFDDMTDDALATAPTGLQTLPTDEINYMRNAVKATVDAYTGEVTLYEWDDEDPILKAWKGAFPGTVEPREAISEELMEHLRYPEDLFKVQRYQFARYHVTDPGDWYQGNNRWEVPEDPDVSGTFQPPYRLFVDNPAAEGSDESFALTSVYVPFRKNNLASFVSVNSDAQSEQYGEMSVLELPNEQTPGPALVANQFSSDQDVADALAQFNRSGARVLRGNLLTLPVNDGLMYVQPVYALRELSDASFPILRYVLTKYGDNIGLGTTLRDSLEDLIRSSGVTPSNTGGGGGNGGNNQGDGGDEGSEPLSGSVSEQIEQLLSDAEEAFNAADESFADGDLGAYQDSVEEAQDLIAQALELAGASGEEAPEDSEEGSGGS; encoded by the coding sequence GTGAGCGAGACCTTCGGCCCCGAGCCGCCGGCAGCCGCCCCCCAGGCCCCTGCGACGAACGGGCGCTCACGCGCCCTGGTCATCACCGCGGGCGTCCTCATCGCGCTCTTCTTCGCGCTGACGACGTTCTCGGGCTTCTACACCGACCGGCTCTGGTACACCTCCGGCGGCTACGGCAGCGTCTTCTCCACCATGCTGTGGACCCGCGTCGCGCTGTTCGCGGTCTTCGGGTTGGTGATGGCGCTCGTCGTGGCCCTCAACGTGGTGCTGGCCTACCGGCTGCGCCCGGTCTTCGTGGGCATGGGCGACACCAACGGCATGGGCCGCTACCGCGACGCGATCACCCCGATCCGGCGCTGGGTGGTGATCGGCGTGGCCGTCGTGCTGGCGCTGTTCTCCGGCACGTCCGGTGCCGGCGCCTGGCGCACCTACCTGCTGTGGCGCAACGGCAACGACTTCGGCACCACCGACGCCCAGTTCGGTCGCGACATCGGCTTCTTCGTCTTCGACCTGCCCTGGCTGCACTTCCTGGTCGACTTCGCGATGGCCGTCTTCGTGGTCTCGCTGCTGGCCGCCGCGCTGACCCACTACCTGTACGGCGGCATCTCGCTGCAGGGCCCCGGCGACCGGCTCACCGGTGCCGCGCAGGCGCAGCTCTCGCTGCTGCTGGGCCTCTTCGTGCTGGCCAAGGGTGCCGACTACTGGCTCGACCGCTTCGACCTGGTCAGCCAGGCGGGGTCGTTGATCACCGGCATCACCTACACCGACGACAACGCGGTGCTGCCGGCCAAGAACATCCTGCTGGGCATCTCGATCATCTGCGCGGTGCTGTTCTTCCTCAACGTGTGGCGCCGCACCTGGATGCTGCCCTCGGTCGGCATCGCCCTGCTGGCGCTGTCGGCGATCCTGCTGGGCGTCATCTGGCCCGGCATCGTCCAGCAGTTCCAGGTCAAGCCCTCCGAGGCCGACCGCGAGCGCGACTACATCGCGCGCAACATCGAGTCGACCAGGGCGGCGTACGACCTCGAGGACGTGGAGGTCGAACGCTTCACCCCGCAGAACACCCTGGGCTCCTCGCTGGCCCAGCTCGACGGGGAGACCAAGTCGATCCCGCTGGTCGACCCGCAGGTGGTGCGCCCGGCCTTCGAGCAGACCCAGCAGGTGCGTGCCTACTACTCGGTGGCCGACGTGCTCGACGTGGACCGCTACGACATCGACGGCGTCGAGCGCGCTCTCGTGCTCGGCGTGCGCGAGCTGAACCCCGAGGGCGTGCCCGACCAGAACTGGTCGAACCTGGCCACCGTCTACACCCACGGCAACGGCATCATCGCCGCCTACGCCAACCAGCGCGACCGCTCCGACGACGAGCAGGTCGACACCGAGTCCTCCGGGGCCAACGAGGTCGGCATCGAGTGGGCGCAGGGCACCCAGAGCAACGAGCAGGACCTCCAGGACGCCACCGGCGGCTTCGAGCAGCGCGTCTACTACGGCGAGCAGAGCCCGACGTACTCGGTGGTCGGCAAGGCCGAGGAGGGCGACCCCGACGTCGAGCTCAACCTCCCGACCGTGGGCAGCGACGACGACTCGACGACCACGACGTTCGAGGCCGAGGGCGACGCCCCCGTGGGCTCGCTCTTCAACCGGCTGATGTTCGCGATCAAGTTCGGCGAGCCGAACTTCCTGCTCTCCGACCGGGTCAACTCCGGCTCGAAGGTGCTCTACGACCGCGAGCCGAGCCAGCGGGTCGAGAAGGCCGCGCCGTGGCTGACCGTCGACTCCGACCCCTACCCGGCGGTCGTCGACAACCGGATCGTGTGGATCCTTGACGGCTACACCGTCACCGACCGCTACCCGGGTGCGGAGCGCGAGTCGTTCGACGACATGACCGACGACGCGCTGGCCACCGCCCCGACCGGGCTGCAGACGCTGCCGACCGACGAGATCAACTACATGCGCAACGCGGTCAAGGCGACCGTCGACGCCTACACCGGTGAGGTCACGCTCTACGAATGGGACGACGAGGACCCGATCCTCAAGGCCTGGAAGGGTGCGTTCCCCGGCACGGTCGAGCCGCGGGAGGCGATCAGCGAGGAGCTGATGGAGCACCTGCGCTACCCCGAGGATCTGTTCAAGGTCCAGCGCTACCAGTTCGCGCGCTACCACGTCACCGACCCCGGCGACTGGTACCAGGGCAACAACCGCTGGGAGGTCCCCGAGGACCCCGACGTCAGCGGCACCTTCCAGCCGCCGTACCGGCTCTTCGTCGACAACCCGGCCGCGGAGGGCAGCGACGAGAGCTTCGCGCTGACCTCGGTCTACGTTCCCTTCCGCAAGAACAACCTGGCCTCGTTCGTGTCGGTGAACTCCGACGCCCAGAGCGAGCAGTACGGCGAGATGAGCGTGCTGGAGCTGCCCAACGAGCAGACGCCCGGCCCGGCGCTGGTCGCCAACCAGTTCTCCTCCGACCAGGACGTCGCCGACGCGCTGGCGCAGTTCAACCGCTCGGGTGCCCGGGTGCTGCGCGGCAACCTGCTGACGCTGCCGGTCAACGACGGGCTGATGTACGTGCAGCCGGTCTACGCACTGCGCGAGCTCTCGGACGCCAGCTTCCCGATCCTGCGCTACGTCCTGACCAAGTACGGCGACAACATCGGGCTCGGCACCACCCTGCGCGACTCGCTGGAGGACCTGATCCGCTCCTCGGGCGTCACCCCCAGCAACACCGGTGGCGGCGGAGGCAACGGCGGCAACAACCAGGGCGACGGCGGTGACGAGGGCTCCGAGCCGCTGTCGGGCAGCGTCTCGGAGCAGATCGAGCAGCTGCTCAGCGACGCCGAGGAGGCGTTCAACGCCGCCGACGAGTCCTTCGCCGACGGCGACCTGGGCGCCTACCAGGACAGCGTCGAGGAGGCCCAGGACCTCATCGCGCAGGCGCTCGAGCTCGCCGGCGCCTCCGGTGAGGAGGCCCCCGAGGACTCCGAGGAGGGCTCGGGCGGCAGCTGA